In a single window of the Clarias gariepinus isolate MV-2021 ecotype Netherlands chromosome 16, CGAR_prim_01v2, whole genome shotgun sequence genome:
- the selenow2a gene encoding selenoprotein W, 2a isoform X2, whose translation MGVEIKVEYCGGUGYEPRFQELKRVVLAEFPEAEVSGFVGRQGSFEIEINKQVVFSKLETGGFPYEDDVVAAVIQAQDGKPEKLTRSTKECVIS comes from the exons ATGGGTGTAGAGATCAAAGTGGAATATTG TGGCGGATGAGGCTACGAGCCCCGCTTTCAGGAGCTCAAGCGAGTCGTCCTCGCTGAGTTTCCTGAGGCGGAGGTGTCCGGCTTCGTCGGCAGACAAG GGAGCTTTGAGATTGAGATCAACAAGCAGGTGGTCTTCTCAAAGCTAGAAACCGGTGGTTTTCCCTATGAAGACGAC GTGGTGGCTGCTGTCATCCAGGCTCAGGATGGCAAGCCTGAAAAGCTCACTAGAAGCACTAAGGAATGCGTCATCTCCTAG
- the selenow2a gene encoding selenoprotein W, 2a isoform X1, whose amino-acid sequence MGVEIKVEYCGGUGYEPRFQELKRVVLAEFPEAEVSGFVGRQGSFEIEINKQVVFSKLETGGFPYEDDIMEAIQKAHDGKPVEKITKSRPPCVIL is encoded by the exons ATGGGTGTAGAGATCAAAGTGGAATATTG TGGCGGATGAGGCTACGAGCCCCGCTTTCAGGAGCTCAAGCGAGTCGTCCTCGCTGAGTTTCCTGAGGCGGAGGTGTCCGGCTTCGTCGGCAGACAAG GGAGCTTTGAGATTGAGATCAACAAGCAGGTGGTCTTCTCAAAGCTAGAAACCGGTGGTTTTCCCTATGAAGACGAC ATCATGGAGGCTATCCAGAAAGCCCATGATGGCAAACCAGTGGAAAAGATCACCAAGAGCCGGCCACCTTGTGTCATACTCTAA